A stretch of the Planktothricoides raciborskii GIHE-MW2 genome encodes the following:
- a CDS encoding nucleotidyltransferase family protein, producing MINKTDIFLSLKKHHLILQKFGVIKCGLFGSFVTGKATEKSDVDLLIVFDPEKKTFNNFMDLCFFLEDLFDRKVDVLTPESLSPHFGDRILQEVEYVSF from the coding sequence ATGATTAACAAAACAGATATTTTTTTATCTTTAAAAAAACATCATTTAATTCTCCAAAAATTTGGTGTTATTAAATGTGGTTTATTTGGTTCATTTGTTACTGGAAAAGCAACGGAAAAAAGTGATGTAGATTTATTAATAGTTTTCGATCCTGAAAAGAAAACCTTTAATAATTTTATGGATTTGTGCTTTTTCCTGGAGGATCTTTTTGACCGCAAAGTAGATGTTCTGACACCGGAATCTTTGAGTCCTCATTTTGGCGATCGCATTTTGCAGGAGGTTGAGTATGTCTCGTTCTAA
- a CDS encoding DUF86 domain-containing protein, with the protein MSRSNKDYLLHIMDEIIYLLTTSENLEKEAFGNNETFKRSFVRSLEVIGEATKKLSEDFRSEYPEMPWRRMAGMRDKLIHDYFGIDYDVVWDVVKNEIPNLNWQITKIIKELEDRQT; encoded by the coding sequence ATGTCTCGTTCTAATAAAGATTATTTACTGCATATTATGGATGAAATCATTTATTTATTGACAACATCGGAAAATTTAGAAAAAGAGGCGTTTGGCAATAATGAGACATTCAAAAGGTCTTTTGTAAGAAGCCTAGAGGTGATTGGAGAGGCTACCAAAAAATTGTCAGAAGATTTCAGATCCGAGTATCCTGAGATGCCATGGCGACGTATGGCAGGAATGCGTGATAAGTTAATTCATGATTATTTTGGCATTGATTACGATGTGGTTTGGGATGTCGTCAAAAATGAAATCCCCAATCTAAATTGGCAAATTACCAAAATTATCAAGGAGTTAGAAGATAGGCAAACATGA
- a CDS encoding glycosyltransferase family 2 protein codes for MLNQAVSRSLEQLSKIKRLSKRLYEILTQKGARYALARTFRKIYFKLEPQALPSQGAPEVVHPVADYHVWLGQRFPRSWDLQQMAEAVKAFRKTPLISIIMPVYNTPEKFLRDAIESVLNQAYPYWELCIADDASTIPYIKPILEEYAAADNRIKLLFRTENGHISAASNSALSLATGEFVALLDHDDMITSDALYHVAVMLNVHPEADMIYSDEDKMDAQGNRQDPFFKPDWCPDSFLSRMYTCHLGVYRRSLIEEIGGFRLGYEGSQDYDLVLRLTEKTSHIFHIPKILYHWRIHSKSTASELANKNYATTAAFKSLSEALERRGEPGKLIPTEGGHWIVRYHIQNYDLVTVIIPTKNLGNILNTCLTSIFANTTYPNYEVLVIDNGSTEPETLDILSQWQAKEPDRFRCEPLDIPFNFSKINNYAVKQAKGKYILLLNNDTEVLKPDWMTAMVEQAQRPSVGAVGALLLYPDDTIQHAGVVIGLGGVAGHSHKQFPADSPGYFYQIQTVNNYSAVTAACLMCRREVFEEVGGLEEDLQIAFNDVDFCLKIAAKGYRNIYLPHVVLYHYESKSRGYEDTPEKIARFAKEIDYMKTKWKDWTEHDPCYSPNLTRDREDYSIGY; via the coding sequence ATGCTAAATCAAGCTGTTTCTCGCTCCTTAGAGCAATTATCCAAGATTAAGCGCTTATCAAAGCGTTTGTACGAAATTTTGACCCAAAAAGGGGCTCGCTATGCCCTAGCGAGAACCTTCAGAAAAATCTATTTTAAATTAGAACCCCAAGCACTCCCTTCTCAAGGTGCCCCAGAAGTAGTTCACCCAGTAGCGGATTATCATGTTTGGTTGGGTCAGCGCTTCCCCCGCTCCTGGGATTTGCAGCAAATGGCAGAAGCGGTGAAAGCTTTTAGAAAAACGCCGTTGATTAGCATTATTATGCCGGTTTACAATACCCCAGAAAAGTTTTTGCGGGACGCCATTGAATCGGTGTTAAATCAAGCCTATCCTTACTGGGAATTATGTATTGCTGATGATGCTTCAACGATTCCCTATATTAAGCCAATCTTAGAAGAGTATGCCGCCGCTGATAACCGAATCAAATTACTGTTTAGAACTGAAAACGGCCATATTTCTGCCGCTTCTAATTCAGCTTTATCTTTAGCAACCGGCGAATTTGTGGCACTTTTAGATCATGATGACATGATAACTTCTGATGCGTTATATCATGTGGCGGTGATGTTGAATGTGCATCCTGAAGCGGATATGATTTATTCTGATGAAGATAAAATGGATGCCCAAGGAAATCGGCAAGATCCCTTTTTTAAACCCGATTGGTGTCCTGATTCATTTCTCTCCCGAATGTACACCTGTCATTTAGGAGTTTATCGGCGATCGCTCATCGAAGAAATTGGCGGATTTCGGCTGGGTTATGAAGGCTCCCAAGATTATGATTTGGTATTGCGGCTGACGGAAAAAACTTCCCACATCTTTCATATTCCTAAAATATTATATCACTGGCGCATTCACTCAAAATCAACCGCCAGCGAATTAGCCAATAAAAATTATGCCACGACTGCTGCATTTAAATCACTTTCTGAAGCCTTAGAAAGAAGAGGAGAACCGGGAAAACTTATCCCCACGGAAGGAGGTCATTGGATTGTCCGCTATCATATCCAAAATTATGATTTAGTCACGGTGATTATTCCCACCAAAAACTTGGGCAACATTCTCAATACTTGCTTAACCTCAATTTTCGCGAACACCACCTATCCCAACTATGAAGTATTAGTCATCGATAATGGCAGTACGGAACCAGAAACCCTGGATATTCTTAGTCAGTGGCAAGCGAAAGAACCCGATCGCTTTCGTTGTGAACCGCTGGATATTCCCTTTAATTTTTCCAAAATTAATAACTATGCAGTAAAACAGGCGAAAGGCAAATATATCCTACTTTTAAATAACGACACAGAAGTCCTCAAACCTGACTGGATGACCGCAATGGTTGAGCAAGCCCAAAGACCTTCCGTGGGGGCAGTAGGCGCCTTACTACTCTATCCCGATGATACCATCCAACACGCGGGAGTTGTGATTGGTTTGGGTGGGGTTGCCGGTCACAGTCACAAGCAATTTCCGGCGGATAGTCCAGGATATTTTTATCAAATTCAAACCGTGAATAACTATTCCGCTGTCACCGCTGCTTGTTTAATGTGTCGGCGAGAAGTTTTTGAGGAAGTTGGAGGGCTAGAAGAAGACCTACAAATTGCCTTTAATGACGTAGACTTTTGCCTCAAAATTGCCGCCAAAGGCTACCGAAATATTTATCTACCTCATGTAGTATTGTATCACTATGAATCAAAAAGCCGAGGTTATGAAGATACCCCAGAAAAAATCGCCAGATTTGCCAAAGAAATTGACTATATGAAAACTAAGTGGAAAGATTGGACAGAACACGATCCTTGCTATAGTCCCAACTTGACCCGCGATCGCGAAGATTATAGTATCGGATATTAA
- a CDS encoding sulfotransferase: protein MPDFLIIGAQKCGTTSLYVYLTQHPQILPAAQKELHFFDFNYAQGIDWYLAQFPAKTNEKITLTGESSPYYIFHPWAPQRVKQLFPNIKLIVLLRNPVERTWSHYHHEVRWGFETLDFEAAIDSEAERLSGELEKMLADPNYYSFNHQHYTYLSRGIYVEQLQAWMELFPRNQFLILNSEEFYANPAATLKQTLEFLGLSPWDLGDYPPYNIGECPPMSNQIRIKLVNYFTPYNQKLFEYLQVHWNWSD, encoded by the coding sequence ATGCCAGACTTTCTGATTATTGGTGCCCAGAAATGTGGCACCACCTCTCTATATGTTTATCTGACTCAACATCCGCAAATTTTACCGGCTGCTCAAAAAGAACTGCATTTTTTTGACTTTAATTATGCCCAAGGGATTGACTGGTATTTAGCCCAATTTCCCGCCAAAACCAATGAAAAAATCACCTTAACTGGAGAATCCAGTCCTTACTATATTTTTCATCCCTGGGCACCGCAGCGGGTTAAACAACTTTTTCCTAACATCAAATTAATTGTTTTACTGAGAAACCCGGTAGAAAGAACCTGGTCACACTATCATCACGAAGTGCGCTGGGGATTTGAAACTCTAGATTTTGAAGCAGCTATAGACAGCGAAGCGGAACGTCTGAGTGGCGAACTGGAAAAAATGCTTGCCGACCCTAATTACTATAGCTTTAATCACCAACATTACACTTATTTATCTCGCGGCATTTATGTAGAACAATTACAAGCTTGGATGGAACTTTTCCCCCGGAATCAGTTCTTAATCCTTAACAGTGAAGAATTTTATGCAAATCCGGCGGCAACCCTGAAGCAAACTTTAGAGTTTTTAGGCTTAAGTCCCTGGGACTTGGGAGATTATCCACCATATAATATTGGTGAATGCCCCCCAATGTCTAACCAGATCAGAATAAAATTGGTCAACTATTTTACCCCTTATAACCAAAAACTTTTTGAGTATTTGCAAGTTCACTGGAACTGGAGTGATTAA
- a CDS encoding class I SAM-dependent methyltransferase → MAEYESLIESQFIQPYITSDDPVLEIGVGGGKTSKLLKKSCRELICADISSQMLQATRSRLGDDRISYIKLDGLTLNGIAPESVDVCFCYDTMVHIEPRDIFNYLNLIPHVMRGKRLCVFHHTNILSDLGWEKFLSEWQNNLLGQRHGCAFSVMSDKIMEKFLHHLNYEVILQDTKSVPRDCVWICKAPAID, encoded by the coding sequence TTGGCTGAATATGAATCCTTGATCGAAAGCCAATTTATTCAGCCTTATATTACTTCAGATGATCCGGTGTTAGAGATAGGAGTTGGTGGGGGAAAAACCAGTAAACTCTTGAAAAAATCCTGTCGTGAACTAATTTGCGCGGATATTTCTAGCCAGATGCTTCAAGCTACGCGATCGCGCCTAGGAGATGACCGAATTTCCTATATCAAATTAGATGGATTAACCCTGAATGGGATTGCTCCCGAATCCGTGGATGTATGTTTCTGTTACGATACAATGGTGCATATCGAACCCAGGGATATTTTTAACTACCTAAATCTCATTCCTCATGTCATGCGGGGGAAACGCTTATGCGTGTTTCATCACACGAATATTCTCAGTGATTTAGGTTGGGAAAAATTCTTAAGTGAGTGGCAGAATAACCTGCTCGGTCAAAGACATGGCTGTGCTTTTTCCGTGATGAGCGATAAGATTATGGAGAAATTTCTCCATCACCTTAACTATGAGGTCATTTTGCAAGATACTAAGTCTGTACCCCGTGATTGTGTCTGGATTTGTAAAGCCCCGGCGATCGATTAA
- a CDS encoding glycosyltransferase family 4 protein, producing MRILFLHPNFPAQYRHVATILGQNPKNQVVFGTKNERPEWEIPGVKKSLFTPSRDAHAGTHHYVRPLESAVVHGQAVYRMADQLKAQGFVPDIICGHSGWGPTLFVKDIFPDTPLLCYFEWFYHAYGSDANFDPNDPLSVDDVARIRIKNAPILIDLYSCDWGMSPTYWQRSQFPPEFHSKISVIHDGVDTEYFKPNPGAKLVLPNLDLSHVDELVTYVSRGMEPYRGFPEFIESVAYIQERRPNCHIVVVASERVCYGKPLPDGMTYKEYMLKKVPLDLSRIHFVGSLPYGLYLKVIQASDVHIYLTRPFVLSWSMIESMSTGCLVLGSDTPPVAEVIQDGENGLLADFFSPKQIADRVDEVFAHPTRMAEIRKKARETALERYSHQVLLPRHIQLIEDVANGVLSTKQLQ from the coding sequence ATGCGAATTCTCTTTCTACATCCTAACTTCCCGGCTCAATACCGTCATGTGGCCACAATTTTAGGGCAAAATCCTAAAAATCAGGTGGTATTTGGCACCAAAAATGAACGACCTGAATGGGAAATTCCCGGGGTCAAAAAATCCCTATTTACCCCTAGTCGTGATGCCCATGCGGGAACTCACCACTATGTCCGTCCTTTAGAAAGTGCGGTGGTTCATGGACAAGCGGTTTATCGCATGGCAGATCAACTTAAAGCCCAAGGATTTGTCCCAGATATTATTTGTGGTCATTCTGGTTGGGGGCCAACCTTATTTGTCAAAGATATTTTTCCCGATACCCCATTACTCTGTTATTTTGAGTGGTTTTATCATGCTTATGGTTCCGATGCCAATTTTGACCCCAATGACCCTCTAAGTGTGGATGATGTCGCTCGAATTCGGATTAAAAATGCGCCGATTTTAATTGATTTATATTCTTGTGACTGGGGAATGTCCCCAACTTATTGGCAGCGATCGCAATTTCCCCCTGAATTTCACAGTAAAATTTCCGTGATCCACGATGGGGTAGACACGGAATATTTCAAACCCAATCCAGGGGCGAAATTAGTGTTACCAAATCTAGACCTTTCTCATGTGGATGAATTAGTCACTTATGTATCCAGAGGGATGGAACCTTATCGGGGATTTCCAGAATTTATTGAATCAGTTGCTTATATTCAAGAAAGACGGCCAAACTGTCATATTGTGGTAGTGGCATCGGAGCGAGTTTGCTATGGCAAACCTTTACCTGATGGCATGACTTATAAAGAATATATGCTGAAAAAAGTCCCCCTAGATTTATCCCGCATTCACTTTGTGGGTTCGCTACCTTACGGTTTATATTTAAAAGTCATTCAAGCCTCTGATGTGCATATTTATCTAACTCGACCTTTTGTTTTATCTTGGTCAATGATTGAATCTATGTCCACCGGCTGTTTAGTTTTGGGTTCCGATACTCCTCCCGTAGCGGAAGTGATTCAAGATGGAGAAAATGGCCTACTGGCTGACTTTTTCTCACCTAAACAAATCGCCGATCGCGTTGATGAAGTCTTTGCCCATCCCACCCGCATGGCTGAGATTAGAAAAAAAGCCAGAGAAACAGCTTTAGAACGCTACTCTCATCAAGTATTATTGCCGCGACATATTCAACTAATTGAAGATGTCGCTAACGGGGTTTTATCTACCAAGCAACTGCAATAA
- a CDS encoding type II toxin-antitoxin system HicB family antitoxin translates to MNHYSMMIQWSNEDRLFLVTIPEFADRVLMPCTHGKTRKEAILNGEEVIEMYLEAWQAESESIPAPKTLQIA, encoded by the coding sequence ATGAATCACTATAGCATGATGATTCAATGGTCGAATGAAGATCGGCTTTTCTTGGTGACGATTCCAGAGTTTGCCGATCGCGTTCTCATGCCTTGCACTCATGGTAAAACCCGTAAAGAGGCAATTCTTAACGGCGAAGAAGTTATTGAAATGTACTTGGAAGCGTGGCAAGCAGAAAGTGAGTCTATTCCCGCTCCTAAGACCCTGCAAATTGCTTAA
- a CDS encoding heat-shock protein, translating to MNFKTVKEVTLWPSFVLNGETLDLSHLNAHWVEYLDKRDENQPISYQFIVTYGLHCFTKQLDDISSEGSELLMYNAPRESRPFNLERYKLSKQLPSIIKSLGDRETLVCHAGYGNFATVKVLEEEDIQIDYFVVFAAFRESKKLRLHIVSAYPRYEGIGRVKKVGFFVIANKLLHNQKLPKP from the coding sequence ATGAATTTTAAGACCGTCAAAGAAGTGACATTATGGCCAAGTTTTGTCCTAAATGGTGAAACATTAGATTTATCACATCTGAATGCTCATTGGGTTGAGTATCTGGACAAAAGAGACGAAAACCAGCCCATCAGCTACCAGTTTATAGTAACTTATGGCTTACATTGTTTCACTAAACAATTAGATGATATTTCTAGCGAAGGATCAGAATTATTGATGTACAATGCACCCAGAGAGTCTAGACCATTTAATCTTGAAAGATACAAACTTTCTAAACAATTACCGAGTATTATCAAGTCATTGGGCGATCGGGAAACTTTAGTTTGCCACGCAGGGTATGGAAATTTTGCTACCGTTAAAGTTTTGGAAGAAGAAGATATTCAGATTGATTATTTCGTGGTTTTTGCTGCCTTCAGAGAAAGTAAAAAACTGAGATTACACATAGTCAGTGCTTATCCTAGATACGAAGGCATAGGTAGAGTGAAGAAAGTAGGCTTCTTCGTCATAGCAAACAAGTTATTGCATAATCAGAAATTACCCAAGCCCTAA
- a CDS encoding type II toxin-antitoxin system HicB family antitoxin produces the protein MNQYSMMIQWSNEDRLFLVTIPEFADRVVMPCTHGKTREEAILNGEEVIEMYLEAWQAEGESIPAPKTLQIA, from the coding sequence ATGAATCAATATAGCATGATGATTCAATGGTCGAATGAAGATCGGCTTTTCTTGGTGACGATTCCAGAATTTGCCGATCGCGTTGTCATGCCTTGCACTCATGGCAAAACCCGTGAAGAAGCAATTCTTAACGGCGAAGAAGTTATTGAAATGTACTTGGAAGCGTGGCAAGCAGAAGGTGAGTCTATTCCCGCTCCTAAGACCCTGCAAATTGCTTAA
- a CDS encoding type II toxin-antitoxin system YhaV family toxin — MFQQYRLFFRYHQESKVIVFVWVNDDK, encoded by the coding sequence ATTTTTCAGCAGTACCGACTATTTTTTCGATATCATCAAGAAAGCAAAGTTATTGTCTTCGTTTGGGTGAATGATGATAAATAG
- a CDS encoding universal stress protein, with protein sequence MGFHKILVAIDHSQQSPLVFNQALDLAKKEGAQLMVFHVINIQGQGEVAPILGTGVGLDLAAGKTLQKIQHESFQAEIQAVKKEFQTYRQKAEAQGIEAEFRYDLGSAESLICQLAAEWQSDLIVLGRRGRRGLKEILLGSVSSYVTHHATCSVLVVQGIHATESD encoded by the coding sequence ATGGGCTTTCACAAAATTCTCGTGGCGATCGACCACTCACAACAATCACCCCTGGTCTTTAACCAAGCGCTCGATTTGGCCAAAAAAGAGGGGGCGCAACTGATGGTATTTCATGTGATTAACATCCAAGGACAGGGAGAAGTGGCTCCCATTTTGGGGACGGGGGTGGGTTTGGATCTGGCAGCGGGTAAAACCCTGCAAAAAATACAACATGAAAGTTTTCAAGCAGAAATTCAAGCGGTCAAAAAAGAGTTTCAAACCTATCGGCAAAAGGCAGAAGCCCAAGGCATTGAAGCGGAATTTAGATATGATCTGGGGTCTGCCGAATCCTTAATTTGTCAACTGGCCGCCGAATGGCAATCGGATTTAATTGTCTTGGGTCGTAGAGGTCGTCGAGGACTGAAAGAAATCTTACTCGGCAGTGTCAGCAGCTATGTGACGCATCATGCAACTTGCTCAGTCTTAGTTGTCCAAGGCATTCACGCGACTGAATCAGATTAA
- a CDS encoding VCBS repeat-containing protein — protein sequence MTDNLPIPKFRRELVEDRRQDGYWIEAVNIDNGSNPDIIGYGMGLGEVTWYRNSDWKKTLIAKYIGPVGMHHADVNGNGRDDIIICYQYGQTMINCDPDGGKIAWLENPGNNEPYWNSHYIGRATSMHRLRVGYFTQESKLQVLGLPIVGRPNDVHSITPIKLFTQPDDLYGASQWHEETLKIYDKQYYEANQTKPDPNDPSKDRLLVFHVIHGVSLKKYGKKSGSNLDSVLVASEEGITWLYFCPEDNVWYGQILGTGELTQVNRTGFKGSGNVDAGKIGDDDFAYIPTVEPFHGNTVCVYYKTEYTEENKNSLTGCTWKRVVLDVYGDPNQIGEGPGHFTICADFDNDGEDEFLVALRGPMPWQGVFYYKAIDVKNGIFAKWRVSEDSAARIAVADFDGDGRLDFATIGYSVAGYYCADNPSIVVYYNDFAPHKGG from the coding sequence ATGACAGACAACCTTCCGATTCCTAAATTCAGAAGGGAACTTGTAGAAGATCGTCGTCAAGACGGCTACTGGATTGAAGCAGTCAACATCGATAATGGCTCTAACCCCGATATCATCGGATATGGAATGGGTCTAGGAGAAGTGACTTGGTATCGAAACAGTGATTGGAAAAAGACACTGATTGCCAAATATATCGGTCCCGTTGGTATGCATCATGCCGACGTGAACGGGAATGGGCGAGACGATATCATCATTTGTTACCAGTACGGTCAGACGATGATCAATTGCGATCCCGATGGTGGCAAAATTGCTTGGTTGGAAAATCCGGGCAATAACGAGCCGTATTGGAATAGCCACTACATTGGCCGCGCCACTTCCATGCATCGCTTGCGGGTCGGTTATTTTACCCAAGAAAGCAAACTACAAGTTCTCGGATTGCCTATTGTTGGGCGGCCCAATGATGTCCACTCGATTACGCCGATCAAACTATTTACTCAGCCAGATGACCTTTACGGGGCTTCCCAATGGCATGAAGAAACCCTGAAAATATACGACAAACAATACTACGAAGCCAATCAAACCAAGCCAGATCCCAACGATCCATCTAAAGATCGGTTACTTGTTTTCCATGTGATTCATGGTGTGTCGCTCAAGAAGTATGGCAAGAAGTCCGGATCCAATCTTGATTCGGTTCTGGTTGCTTCGGAAGAAGGGATTACCTGGCTGTACTTCTGTCCCGAGGACAACGTATGGTATGGCCAAATTCTCGGTACGGGTGAACTAACCCAAGTCAACCGAACGGGTTTCAAAGGAAGTGGTAACGTGGATGCTGGCAAGATCGGAGATGACGATTTTGCTTACATCCCCACCGTCGAACCGTTTCATGGCAACACGGTCTGTGTCTATTACAAAACAGAATACACAGAGGAGAATAAAAACTCCCTGACGGGTTGCACCTGGAAAAGAGTCGTGCTCGATGTTTACGGCGATCCCAACCAGATCGGAGAAGGTCCAGGACATTTCACCATCTGTGCAGATTTTGATAACGATGGAGAGGACGAGTTTCTCGTTGCCCTGCGCGGTCCGATGCCTTGGCAAGGAGTCTTTTACTATAAGGCGATCGATGTGAAAAATGGCATCTTCGCTAAATGGCGGGTCTCCGAGGATTCTGCCGCTCGTATAGCTGTTGCTGATTTTGATGGCGATGGACGCTTGGATTTTGCCACTATCGGTTATTCCGTAGCTGGATACTATTGTGCGGATAATCCATCTATTGTGGTTTACTACAACGATTTTGCTCCGCACAAAGGAGGTTAA